A region of the Leptospiraceae bacterium genome:
TCCTTATAATTTCCATTCTGTTTTGTCTTAACAAAATCTGCGTCATCTTTAAATGCTTGCCCACTCATCAGATAATTATAACTACCCTCTCCTCTTATATTTTTCGCATTCGGATTTCCGGCTATATATCCAATTGAACCATCGGGTAATGTAACCTTATTGCCTTTGTTAACAATTCTCCCATTTTGATCTTTTTCTAATTTATACTGTGAATAATATTTTTCTACCCCTAATTCCAGTATACCTCGAACATCAGTATTACTTAACTTAGATTTAAGTTTATTATCAGCGAAAAAAGAATTACTCAATAAGTGATTAAAATCATCTTTCGATTTAAGTTTTATGACCTGATTTCCTGTCAGATGTAAATCCATTCCACCATCTTTATTTACTACTATTTTAGAACCATTTGTCAAAATTACACTATCTCCTTCCTTACCAGATGAAAACAGTTTTTTTAAATCAGATTCTATCTTTAAGGATTTTGAGTCAGGAACAGAATTTTGACTAATCATTTGCCCTGGAGTAGTAGCTTGCGAGACTATAATCGGAATATTTGATTCTTGACTAATTCTATTTAACTCATTCTCTATTCGATTCACTCGTTCTGCTGGCATCACGCCTGCATCAGACATTGTGCTACCTGTCCCATCATTATAAGGATCAAAGCCAAATCTTCCATTAGAATCATTATTATCCACTACACTACTTGGTCTTGCATCATCTCCATCTTCCCTTCGCCTAGCAACCGTAGCATTACCACCATTACCCGCAGCCCCCTGACCACTCGCAGGAGTAGTCGGCGAAGCCGAACTCGAACCACCACCAGCCAAGAACGCTGCACCAGCAGACATCACAACACCCAAACCAGCAAACGCTAAATCAACTAAACCAGAAGGACCTTCCTCACCACCAACTTCCTTAGCATCATCATCCCGCGCTTCTTTCGCGTCAGCCGCATCCTTCGCTGATTTCACCGGATTACGCTCGTTTTCCTCTGCCTCTCGTTGTTGTTGACGAGTATTATTCAAATCAATTATATCCTGACCACTAATCTCACCCAAGAAGTTGCCATTAGCCTCATAATTCCCATCACCGTCTACCGTGCCTTGTGTGCTACCTAGAATGGTAAGCGAACCACTCATTCCACTTCGTCCATTCTCTAATCCAAACCCAAGTCCATTTCCTAAATCAGCATTTCCACTAACGCTAAATCCATCTTCTCCGTAGTTTAACTCTGCACTTAATTTCCCTGTCCCTGCCTGTCTCTCCATTATATCAAACGACCCATCGAATCTTCCCGTCGCCCCTGTGTAGTTTACCCCAAGCGTTCCTGCACCTGTATTAAAACCGAGATTCACACTTGCTCCACCGCGTTGGCTTTGTCCGATAGTGACATTCGTAAATCTTTCGAAATTAAGTCCACCTCTAACTCCCAAAGCCTGAACCACTCCACTTACATTTGCCTTTATCCCCCAGCCATCTTCCTTGGTGTAACTCACATTAGTCGCTGCCAGTGTCTTAGCGATTAACGGGTTATTAATCGCCATACTCTGAATCTCATCTGCTTTCTCTACCAACTTATCTGCTCCTTTAGCAATGTTCCCTAAGTTCGTTGCAGCTAATGACTGTAATGTTCCATTCACAACTCCGGCTACAGCCCTTGCACTCCACCTGTCCTTGAACCAATCGCAGCCTGTAACGCTATATTAGCCCCTTGCACTGCATAAAAACCAGCACCAGCACTACCAGTCAACGCACTTCCTAATGCAGGTGCAGCAGTGCCTCCTGTTATAACTAACGCTGTCACAGCCAACGCCGTCTGTGCTGTAGACTCAATCGCCTTTGTCTTCTCTTCCTTCTTCGCTTTCTTTGCTTTGATCTTCGCATTGGTCGCAGAAGCCACAGTCTTAGCCAAATCCGCATCCATGCCATTAGCCTCAAGAAATTCCGCTGTTGCATATTCTTGAATCCTATCCTTCCAACCATCCTTCGACATATCCACCTTAGCCGCACCAGTCCACGTTGCTGGTGGAGTAAATGGATTAGCCGTCAAGTGGTCGAATGTATCTGCACTTCCCCCTACGGCTATTACTGCATTCTTCACAATACCCTTCACCATTCCATTTGCCATATTAAGAGCACTGGCTACACCACTACTAGCAACCTTACCCAAGTTCGCATTATTCTTCTTAGCCACTTGTCTCTTCTTGAGTCCACCTAGTATCTGTGAAAAATTACCCGCAGCATCAGGTCTACCGATTGCGTTTGCTACTGCTGCTCCGGCTGCGTCTTGGATTAATGCATTCTCTTGTTGTTGCAGCGCATTGTATTGGTTGTTGTTTGATACAACAGAACTACTCTGCATCAATTTGTTCTTAGCCGCTACTCCTGCAACAAGTCCCGCAGGACCTCCCATCATTGCACCTGCTAATCCCGATGACATCGTGAGACCAGCGTCTACGATGGGGTTATTCAATGTTGTTCGCAATGTGCCACCGGAAATCATGTTACTTCCTAATCTGTTTCCTGCTCCTGCACCGAGTGCTGTTGCTCCGAGTGGACCTGCCATCATGAGCGGACCTACAGGACCCATTGCCATCATTACACCAGCACCCATCACAGCACCAACTCCACGTCCAAGTCCCGCTGCCTGGTTATTCATCTTCTTTGTTAATTTAGCCTGTTCAAATCTTCCTGTCGCAAATCGCACCAAGTCCGGGTTAATGCCCGTTGCCTCTGCTACCTTATCAATAAATGCATCTCGGATTTTGTCCTTTACCATCGACTGTATCCCTGCCATTCCTCCTGTCAGATATGCCTGCACTACACTCTTTACCATCTCGTCTTTTGCTACTGCCGATTGTGCTGCTCCCATCGCTACTTGCATCAACTGCTCTCCACGTTTTACTGAATCACTGATTCCTGTGGTTATTAACTTACTATCTTTCTCCGCTGACGCATACAGTTCAGTTGCCTTATCACTCAAATTATCCGCTATTGCATTGTAATCTTCGTTTGTCCACTGAGTAAATAAATCCTTTGGATTTTGTATTACAACTCCCATCCTTGCCATGTTCACACGGATAACATCTGTTTTCTTACCGGATTGATAACCACCAACTAGATTGTAATTTGGCTCGCCTTCTTTTGGCACACCGCCATCTCCAAGATGAATAGTTCCATCACTTATCTCACGCGTAATCACGATTTGCCCGTTTTCTACTGTTATGGATTTTAGGTCTTTATTTGTTTCCATGAATGCGCACTTTGCTAAATCTTTGTAGCACGTTCCTGTTTCTCATTTGCTGTTTCTCCGACGCACTTAACAAATCCGTATCGCTTAATTTATTCAAAAATGCTGTTCTTGCCGCTTTTAAATCTATTCCACCTTTCAATGCAGCTTTACCAGACAATATATCATCCACTTGGGCTTTGCTTAATTTGAATTCCGATAACATATAATTATCTAGTGCAGTTTCCTTCTTGCATCCATTACATCTTTTTTAAACGTATACTTGTATTGATTCACTATCGAATCATAGTATTCCTTTTGGTATCTGTCCGCAGCATCAGTTGTTCCGTTTACATATGCCAGATTCTGAACTCCATTGAATGCACTCGTAAAAGCAGTTTTAAGGTTAATACCGGTTACGCTCGTAGAAGGAGCGTTGTATTCTGGATTGAAAATTGAATATGAATTCTAATTCGAAAATGGATCAGTCAAGGCTGACTTTATCGTCTCAGCTATACCAAATTTTTTTAATTCACTTAATCCATCTTTTGGTTTTCACCAGCGTAATTGTATCTGGCTATCTCATCTCGGTAGTCTGTGCTCTGAAAGTTAAACTTTGTATTTTGTAAATTGTTGAGAGTAGTATTGAAACTATTCACTTGCGCATTAGAATCCGTAACCGCTATCGCATCTGCACTCGGAGTTTGCGAGAGTAGGGCACTCAAGTCTCCTTTTGTCATATCACCTGTTGTGAGTTTACTCTCTATACTATCCCACTCTTTATCTGCATCTTTCTTTTGATTCTCCATCGCTAGTAGCCATTTTGATCTATCAGATTCTATCTTCGCTGTGGATGCCTCGTATTCTGTCTTTGCGTTTGCTCTTAAAGTATCTGCATTACTCTTCCACTGATGGTAGAAGTTATTGTAATTAGCCGCTTGGCTTTCCCAATTACTAATCGTGGGGATAAGATTGTTTTGCCAGTTGCTAAATTGAGTGTTCAATTGATTTGCAAAATTTCCCCAGGTAACCGCGTTTGTCTCGGCAGTCTTATCTTTCACTTCATAACTGATCTTGTAATAAAATGCATCCTGTTGATGATTTAAAGGTGTGCAAATACTACATGCATTTAATGTTTCTTTCCAAATGTGAAAATTGTTTCTATCTTTCAAAAGATTATTTTCTGTGCCCCATGCTGTATGTGTGCTGTTATTGATTGCATCATCCCAAAACCAAGGATGAGAACTGGAAAATATATTTGCTGATAATATTCGAGTAACCTCTTGGTTGGAAGCTAAGGATCTATTTAAAATTTGTTCAAGACTGTTTCCTGCTCCACCGGGCATAGTCCAACGAAATATATTATTATACATCTCATCTTGATATGCTAATTGCTTTTTACCATCTTGCGAATCCGGGTTAGAACTAATATTCGCTAACTGTGGATTTG
Encoded here:
- a CDS encoding TIGR04388 family protein, yielding MSLNDSLFGGSNGKSRTQAGLDLNSLIVEFRALLAPNAQDDFSFILTELASKMREYLGKQAGDAATRQRAYADKILTPYMNDVANPQLANISSNPDSQDGKKQLAYQDEMYNNIFRWTMPGGAGNSLEQILNRSLASNQEVTRILSANIFSSSHPWFWDDAINNSTHTAWGTENNLLKDRNNFHIWKETLNACSICTPLNHQQDAFYYKISYEVKDKTAETNAVTWGNFANQLNTQFSNWQNNLIPTISNWESQAANYNNFYHQWKSNADTLRANAKTEYEASTAKIESDRSKWLLAMENQKKDADKEWDSIESKLTTGDMTKGDLSALLSQTPSADAIAVTDSNAQVNSFNTTLNNLQNTKFNFQSTDYRDEIARYNYAGENQKMD